From Thermococcus barophilus MP:
TCCCGAAATAGTAGGGGAAATTAATACTGCCTGCTGTTCTTTAAGAGCTGGGTGATATCCGTGCATAGCTTTAGGTATGCTCCATGATTTAAAGCTTGGGTATAAGACATATCCTTGATCAACCAAAAATATGTCTTCACCATATTTGTTATCAGAAAAGTGTATCCTAAGTTGTTTTTTCTCTTTAGTGGATAATAAGTGGCCATAACCCAAGCTGTTGAGTTTTTCTCTAATCTTTTCTTTGTATCTCTCATCAAAATACCAAAATCTCATCATAGTACTTTCTATTGCTATGAGATACTTCTTGCCTAATTCCTTGTCTTTTACCCATGATATAGTGCTAATTTTCTTATTTACGTTTGCCATACCATGATCTGAAAAAACAAGCACTTCGAAATTATTTCCAAATTTCCTTCTATAGGTATTGACTAAATGTTCAACTTTTCGGTCTATCTCTCTAAGTGTATTCCTATGTTGTTTTGAGCCAACCCCAAATATATGTCCAACTAAATCCGCTTTGCTGAAATAGAAGATACTAACATCAGAAGATAATGCATTTTTAAGTGTTGCTTCACTAATATGGGTAGAGTAATAGAATGATACCCCATTTTCAATTAAGACATCAACAAGAGAAGGCACTGGAAAAGCTTTAGGTTCGGTATAATGCTTGAAAGTTACTACATCAAAGTATGTAATAATCTTATAAGGAATGTTGTATGGTGCCAACTCAGAATAACCCAGTTTTTTTGCATAATAAGGATAAACATATTTTGAGAGCAAAAAGTTTATTCCACTGCGTATAATTTGGATCGGAATATAATCAATAGGCTTTGATAATTTGATAAGAGGAATTTTCGAATATGGCGAATAATTCGGATTATAGTAGTATTCAATCCATATTCCATGCCTGTCTGGATATGTTCCGGTGAAAATTGTAGCACCAATGGTAGTTGAGAAACCCAATACAGATTCCAATGACACTATATTCTCTCCTCTATTTGACAATCTATACAAAAAGGGAGTGTCCGTTTCATTTATAAACCCAGGGTTTAAGGCATCTATGAATATTCCTAAAATCTTCACTAGACAAGCCTCCTTTGGTCGATTATGTTTTTGTATAACTTTTCATATTCTCTTGCAACTCTGTCCCAAGTGTATTTCTCTTCAACAAGCTTTTTTCCAGCTTTTGAAAGTTGTTTTGCTAAATTTTCATTTTCAAGTAACATTAATAATGAGTTGGCTAAAGCTTTTTCGTCTTTTGGAGGAACTAAGATTGCGACATCTTTGAAATGATCTCTGTTACCCGGAATATCAGTAGCGACAACAGGTAAGCTGAAATACATTGCTTCGAGAATTGTAGTGGGTAATCCCTCCGATAGAGAGGGCAAAACAAAAATATCCGAGTTCTCATAAAGCCATGCTAGCTTTTTATCACTAATCCTCCCTGCAAACACCACCGAATCTGAAAGATTATACTCTCGTACAAGCATTTCAAAATAATTTCTATCCTCACCTTCTCCAACTAATATGCACTTTATTTTCTTGCTAGTTGAATTTTTTATAATTTTTATAGCCTTAATTAGCCATTCTACACCCTTCCTCCTTATTAACCGTCCCACATATAGTATTTTGATGTCTGCATCCATAGTCCACTCGTTACCATCTGCTTCTTTTGCTAATTTCGTAAGAACTTCTGGATCTATGGCATTGTGGAGAATGTAAGTTTTATTGGAAATTTTTGGAGCGATAGTAGACAAAAACTCTTTATCAGACTCTGAATTTACTACTATTATATCACTTAGCTCCAGTATTTTCTTCCCAAAAGTTTTCATATAAGTCTTTTCTATTGTATCAGCTATATAATTTCCAAACTTTAGTTGTCCATGATTCGTAAGAACCAACGGGAAATCTTCCTTTTTCTTGGCATAAGCTGCAACCATTGAAGAAAAAGCATGTTCATTGTGAATGTGAACTATATCAAATTCCTTAAATCGTTTAGGAACTTGCAGGAACTTTGGAACAATTGGATTTCTTAAAGGTCTTGTGATTAGATTATATCTTTCAACGGTTATTCCATCAATTTCTTCAAATTTCTTGGATTTTGGAAAATTTGACGTTATAACACGAACTTCATGTCCCATTTTAACTAAGTATTTACTTAGATTATACACGTATCTTTCTTGTCCTCCGGGA
This genomic window contains:
- a CDS encoding glycosyltransferase family 4 protein, giving the protein MRILQFVPYFLPYPGGQERYVYNLSKYLVKMGHEVRVITSNFPKSKKFEEIDGITVERYNLITRPLRNPIVPKFLQVPKRFKEFDIVHIHNEHAFSSMVAAYAKKKEDFPLVLTNHGQLKFGNYIADTIEKTYMKTFGKKILELSDIIVVNSESDKEFLSTIAPKISNKTYILHNAIDPEVLTKLAKEADGNEWTMDADIKILYVGRLIRRKGVEWLIKAIKIIKNSTSKKIKCILVGEGEDRNYFEMLVREYNLSDSVVFAGRISDKKLAWLYENSDIFVLPSLSEGLPTTILEAMYFSLPVVATDIPGNRDHFKDVAILVPPKDEKALANSLLMLLENENLAKQLSKAGKKLVEEKYTWDRVAREYEKLYKNIIDQRRLV
- a CDS encoding alkaline phosphatase family protein, translating into MKILGIFIDALNPGFINETDTPFLYRLSNRGENIVSLESVLGFSTTIGATIFTGTYPDRHGIWIEYYYNPNYSPYSKIPLIKLSKPIDYIPIQIIRSGINFLLSKYVYPYYAKKLGYSELAPYNIPYKIITYFDVVTFKHYTEPKAFPVPSLVDVLIENGVSFYYSTHISEATLKNALSSDVSIFYFSKADLVGHIFGVGSKQHRNTLREIDRKVEHLVNTYRRKFGNNFEVLVFSDHGMANVNKKISTISWVKDKELGKKYLIAIESTMMRFWYFDERYKEKIREKLNSLGYGHLLSTKEKKQLRIHFSDNKYGEDIFLVDQGYVLYPSFKSWSIPKAMHGYHPALKEQQAVLISPTISGITEASVVDIMPTILKLLDLEIPKTVEGQPLVG